A region of Neovison vison isolate M4711 chromosome 7, ASM_NN_V1, whole genome shotgun sequence DNA encodes the following proteins:
- the FGF4 gene encoding fibroblast growth factor 4, with product MAGPGAAAAALLPAVLLAVLAPWAGRGGAAAPAAPNGTLGAELERRWESLVARSLARLPVAAQPKEAAVQSGAGDYLLGIKRLRRLYCNVGIGFHLQVLPDGRIGGVHADTSDSLLELSPVERGVVSIFGVASRFFVAMSSKGKLYGSPFFTEECKFRETLLPNNYNAYECYTHPGMFIALSKNGKTKKGSRVSPTMKVTHFLPRL from the exons ATGGCGGGGCCcggggcggccgcggcggcgcTGCTCCCGGCTGTCCTGTTGGCGGTGCTGGCGCCCTGGGCCGGCCGAGGGGGCGCCGCCGCACCCGCCGCACCCAACGGCACGCTGGGGGCCGAGCTGGAGCGCcgctgggagagcctggtggcGCGCTCCCTGGCGCGCCTGCCGGTGGCCGCGCAGCCCAAGGAGGCGGCCGTCCAGAGCGGCGCGGGGGACTATCTCCTGGGCATCAAGCGGCTGCGGCGACTGTACTGCAACGTGGGCATCGGCTTCCACCTCCAGGTGCTCCCCGACGGCCGCATCGGCGGCGTGCACGCGGACACGAGCGACA GCCTGCTGGAGCTGTCGCCGGTGGAGCGGGGCGTGGTGAGCATCTTTGGCGTGGCCAGCCGGTTCTTCGTGGCCATGAGCAGCAAGGGCAAGCTGTACGGCTCG cccttTTTCACAGAGGAGTGCAAGTTCAGAGAGACCCTCCTCCCCAACAACTACAATGCCTATGAGTGCTACACACACCCCGGCATGTTCATCGCCTTGAGCAAGAACGGCAAGACCAAGAAAGGGAGCCGAGTGTCCCCCACCATGAAGGTCACCCACTTTCTCCCCAGGCTGTGA